One window of Acidobacteriaceae bacterium genomic DNA carries:
- the bshC gene encoding bacillithiol biosynthesis cysteine-adding enzyme BshC — protein sequence MEVQCHPISTAPGTTALLRAFLEPAVADTASLRRWYPSEPFGIGWARSAPELDADHGDRLAGLLLDQAERFGAGNLARENIEHLRNGAAAVVTGQQVALFGGPLLTILKAATAIRKAQDASAVSGRKHVPVFWLASEDHDLAEVDQISLPTKTELETLKLGLDPVRPVPVGSLRVDGDTEAGRAKLDAAIERASELIGWGPVGDLLRECYAAQPGTTLAQAFGKLLTAVFAEFGLVVMDASSRGFHELGARVLGAAIEHAESLETALLRRSEELTARGYHAQVLVSPGHSLLFLLDAETGARQPLRRIENGAWKAGGQTYSTAELFAILESAPERLSPNALLRPVFQDAILPTAAYIGGPAEIAYFAQSAVAYEQILGRVTAILPRLSATLVEPALAKVMESHELQLPQLWEAKTADALAQRLGARAMPIELKRKLAAAGNALDAELGGLTEYMAAMSSELGRAAGVSANKMRYQMNRLRRMAAAFEVQREASLRKHANALMLNLFPDGYLQERVIGGIWFLARYGEGLPKLLVENAAQECPGHRIIFL from the coding sequence ATGGAAGTTCAGTGTCATCCCATATCGACCGCACCGGGAACGACTGCGCTCTTGCGCGCGTTTCTGGAACCGGCCGTTGCTGATACTGCATCGCTGCGCCGCTGGTATCCCTCCGAGCCATTCGGGATCGGCTGGGCCAGGAGTGCGCCTGAACTCGATGCCGACCACGGCGATCGACTCGCGGGATTGCTACTCGATCAAGCGGAGCGGTTTGGAGCAGGGAATTTAGCCCGGGAGAACATCGAGCATCTGCGCAACGGCGCTGCTGCGGTTGTCACAGGACAACAGGTGGCTCTGTTCGGTGGGCCGCTGCTGACGATCCTGAAGGCGGCTACTGCAATAAGGAAGGCGCAGGACGCGAGCGCGGTCAGTGGACGCAAGCATGTTCCGGTTTTCTGGCTGGCGAGCGAAGACCACGATCTGGCCGAGGTCGACCAGATCAGCCTGCCAACGAAAACAGAACTCGAGACGCTGAAGCTCGGGTTGGATCCCGTGCGCCCGGTGCCCGTTGGCAGCCTGCGCGTGGATGGAGACACGGAAGCCGGCCGGGCGAAGCTCGATGCAGCTATCGAACGCGCGAGTGAGTTGATTGGATGGGGACCGGTGGGCGATCTTCTGCGCGAGTGTTACGCCGCGCAGCCTGGAACTACTCTGGCTCAGGCGTTCGGCAAACTCCTCACCGCCGTTTTTGCAGAGTTCGGCCTTGTCGTGATGGATGCTTCATCGCGCGGCTTTCATGAGCTTGGAGCGCGGGTGCTCGGAGCTGCCATCGAGCACGCCGAATCGCTGGAGACGGCACTGCTTCGGCGCTCGGAAGAGCTGACGGCGCGCGGGTATCACGCGCAGGTTCTCGTCTCGCCGGGACACTCACTGCTGTTCCTGCTGGATGCCGAAACAGGGGCTCGCCAGCCTCTTCGCCGGATTGAGAACGGCGCGTGGAAGGCCGGCGGGCAGACGTACTCGACGGCAGAGCTGTTCGCAATTCTCGAGTCCGCGCCGGAGCGCCTGAGCCCTAACGCGCTTCTGCGGCCTGTATTTCAGGACGCGATTCTTCCGACCGCAGCCTACATTGGCGGACCGGCGGAGATCGCCTACTTCGCGCAGTCGGCTGTGGCGTACGAGCAGATTCTTGGCCGCGTCACGGCGATTCTGCCGCGACTGTCCGCCACACTTGTTGAACCCGCGCTTGCGAAGGTAATGGAGTCTCATGAACTGCAGTTACCGCAGCTCTGGGAGGCAAAGACGGCCGATGCATTGGCGCAGCGCCTCGGCGCACGAGCGATGCCGATTGAGCTGAAGCGCAAGCTTGCTGCGGCGGGCAATGCGCTGGATGCGGAGCTCGGCGGATTGACTGAGTACATGGCGGCCATGAGTTCGGAACTCGGCCGCGCTGCAGGTGTCTCCGCAAACAAGATGCGTTACCAGATGAACCGGCTGCGCAGAATGGCTGCCGCCTTCGAGGTACAGCGGGAGGCGTCGCTGCGCAAGCACGCGAACGCACTCATGCTGAACCTGTTTCCGGATGGGTATCTGCAGGAGCGGGTCATTGGCGGGATCTGGTTCCTGGCGCGCTATGGCGAGGGGCTGCCGAAGCTGCTGGTGGAGAATGCAGCGCAGGAGTGCCCGGGGCATCGGATAATCTTCCTCTAG
- a CDS encoding septum formation initiator family protein, which translates to MRKRQKNPGKLGAIAVISAMRSRLYESRRKLATLGAGVLAVLMGYGVVFGHNGVTAFLFKRQEARELQVQMQQLQTENGRLQDHVDQLQNDPAAIEHQAREELHYTRAGEVIYTLPASPQDTAQTPASH; encoded by the coding sequence TTGCGTAAACGACAAAAAAATCCGGGAAAGCTTGGAGCGATTGCAGTCATCTCTGCGATGCGCTCGCGGCTGTACGAATCCCGGCGAAAGCTGGCCACCCTTGGCGCTGGCGTCCTCGCCGTCCTGATGGGCTATGGCGTCGTCTTCGGACACAACGGAGTGACGGCGTTCCTCTTCAAACGCCAGGAAGCTCGCGAGCTGCAGGTCCAGATGCAGCAGCTCCAGACGGAGAATGGCCGCCTCCAGGATCACGTCGATCAGCTTCAGAACGACCCTGCCGCCATCGAGCATCAGGCCCGCGAGGAGCTCCACTACACGCGTGCCGGCGAAGTGATCTACACGCTTCCTGCATCGCCGCAAGACACAGCGCAGACGCCCGCCTCGCACTAA
- a CDS encoding biotin transporter BioY, protein MQTALTNRLGLSHARTFGSTIPGKLTLGLAATVVIALAAHVAFPLPFTPVPFTLQPLAVLAVGLAFGPVGGFLTLLAYLAEGACGLPVFSPAGVGGLAQLFFGPTSGYLLAYPLVAAIAGGLTRVLERRLPFFASAVTGCATATVLLFVAGAAWFMVFTQVPVHAVWIETVAPFLPGEAIKVLAAAGIYSTLRRHPRNQRSA, encoded by the coding sequence ATGCAGACTGCTCTGACAAACCGCCTTGGGCTATCCCATGCCCGCACATTCGGATCGACCATTCCGGGCAAGCTGACGCTTGGCCTCGCGGCGACCGTGGTTATCGCGCTTGCGGCACACGTCGCCTTCCCGCTGCCGTTTACGCCGGTTCCCTTCACCCTGCAGCCGCTCGCCGTCCTTGCTGTCGGCCTGGCATTTGGCCCCGTCGGCGGATTCCTGACGCTGCTCGCGTACCTCGCCGAGGGTGCATGCGGTCTGCCGGTCTTCAGCCCTGCGGGTGTCGGCGGCCTGGCCCAGCTCTTCTTCGGGCCTACGAGTGGTTACCTGCTCGCGTATCCGCTGGTCGCGGCAATCGCGGGCGGCCTGACGCGCGTGCTCGAGCGCCGGCTGCCGTTCTTCGCGTCAGCTGTCACCGGCTGCGCCACCGCGACCGTTCTTCTCTTCGTGGCGGGTGCGGCATGGTTCATGGTGTTCACGCAGGTGCCGGTCCACGCCGTCTGGATCGAAACTGTCGCCCCATTCCTGCCGGGCGAAGCCATAAAAGTTCTTGCCGCCGCCGGCATTTACAGCACGCTCCGGCGCCATCCCCGTAACCAGCGCTCTGCTTAA
- a CDS encoding ROK family protein: MRIGVDLGGTKTEALALDGNGRELRRVRVPTPQQDYAATVATIATLVRDLERDTGAQGTVGVGIPGTIVAATGLVKNANSTWLNGQPLQRDLSAALDREVRCANDANCFAISEATDGAAVGAEVVFGVILGTGCGGGVVVRGALLTGPNGLAGEWGHTPLPWMSADEYPGPQCYCGRRGCLETWISGTGFERDFERVTGRSLRGTEIVSQATAGDREAAAALERLEDRIARGLSTIVNIVDPDVVVLGGGVSRIDHLYRGGISNRLRDYGFGGGVETSIRRNVHGDSSGVRGAAWLWPATGHSHPTQTETL, translated from the coding sequence ATGCGGATCGGGGTCGATCTCGGCGGCACGAAGACAGAGGCGCTCGCGCTTGACGGCAACGGCCGCGAGCTTCGTCGCGTTCGTGTCCCGACGCCACAGCAGGACTATGCCGCCACCGTCGCGACCATAGCCACGCTCGTCCGCGACTTGGAGCGTGACACCGGCGCGCAGGGCACCGTCGGCGTTGGCATTCCCGGAACCATCGTCGCTGCCACCGGCCTGGTGAAGAATGCGAACTCGACGTGGCTCAATGGCCAGCCTCTCCAGCGCGATCTGAGCGCTGCTCTCGACCGCGAGGTTCGCTGCGCAAACGATGCAAACTGCTTTGCGATCAGTGAAGCGACGGACGGCGCTGCCGTTGGTGCTGAGGTGGTCTTTGGAGTCATTCTCGGCACGGGTTGCGGCGGCGGCGTGGTCGTTCGCGGCGCGCTGCTCACCGGTCCGAATGGCCTCGCCGGCGAGTGGGGACATACGCCGCTGCCGTGGATGTCGGCAGACGAATACCCCGGCCCACAATGCTACTGCGGGCGCCGCGGCTGTCTCGAGACGTGGATTTCCGGCACTGGCTTCGAACGCGATTTCGAACGAGTCACGGGGCGGTCGCTTCGCGGCACGGAAATCGTCTCCCAGGCCACAGCCGGCGACCGCGAAGCTGCGGCTGCACTGGAGCGCCTCGAAGACCGCATCGCCCGCGGCCTCTCCACGATTGTGAACATCGTCGATCCAGACGTCGTCGTTCTTGGTGGCGGCGTCTCGCGGATCGATCATCTGTACCGCGGCGGCATCTCCAACCGCCTACGCGACTACGGCTTCGGTGGCGGCGTGGAGACTTCGATTCGCCGCAACGTTCACGGCGACTCCAGCGGTGTGCGCGGAGCCGCGTGGCTGTGGCCGGCAACCGGGCACTCGCATCCAACCCAGACAGAAACGCTCTAA
- a CDS encoding NUDIX hydrolase, whose product MPTRKTPAAKKKSISSTKKSSKATATAPKNSPANKKITGRARTLSSKTVYQGKVFWVTADEVLEPGGIRARRDVVRHNGSVVILAIDDRKNPNDPDVMLIRQYRHAAGQFLLELPAGRIEPGEKLMPAAKRELLEETGYRARKWSRLVQYYASPGFVAESMDILLAEDLIHAPGEGTPDEDEHIELHPTPLSEAVRLALTGKLHDGKSLIGILFFATKRLISI is encoded by the coding sequence ATGCCAACCCGGAAAACGCCTGCCGCAAAGAAGAAGAGCATTTCATCAACAAAGAAGTCATCAAAAGCCACGGCCACGGCGCCAAAAAACTCGCCCGCGAACAAGAAAATCACTGGCCGTGCGCGTACGCTCTCGTCGAAAACCGTCTATCAGGGCAAGGTCTTCTGGGTCACCGCCGATGAGGTTCTGGAGCCCGGCGGCATTCGCGCACGCCGCGACGTTGTACGCCACAACGGCTCGGTCGTCATCCTCGCCATCGACGATCGCAAGAACCCAAACGACCCCGACGTGATGCTCATCCGCCAATATCGGCACGCCGCAGGCCAGTTCCTCCTGGAGCTGCCCGCCGGCCGCATCGAACCCGGCGAGAAACTCATGCCTGCCGCCAAACGCGAGCTGCTGGAAGAGACCGGCTACCGCGCCCGGAAGTGGTCACGGCTCGTTCAGTACTACGCAAGCCCGGGCTTCGTCGCCGAGTCCATGGACATTCTGCTCGCCGAAGACCTCATCCACGCGCCCGGCGAGGGTACGCCCGACGAGGATGAGCATATCGAACTGCACCCCACCCCGCTCTCGGAAGCTGTCAGGCTCGCCCTCACCGGCAAACTGCACGACGGTAAATCGCTGATCGGAATACTCTTCTTTGCCACAAAGCGCTTGATTTCGATTTAG
- a CDS encoding sulfatase-like hydrolase/transferase yields MSGSKGHAESSITGLNRRDFIKGSAVAAAFPATAAEAATLGSDAQENAAGRRKPNIVLYISDQFRWDMVSAYGLNPMQLTPNLDAIARRGTLLRSHITNQPVCAPSRAGLFTGQYQNKHGVWRNGFGLAEDAVTLATELRKAGYSANYIGKWHLAAREPGKEANTDRGRVAPNERGGFLDFWEGSNELEWTSHPYEGEIYDGAGKAIPFSGVYRADFITQRAKQFLSSVHGPFLLVISQLEVHQQNDCNCFVAPKEYAGKYTNPFVPGDLKALPGDWQKQLPDYCGAVKSIDDSVGEIRKTLADRGLEDDTIFLFLSDHGCHFRTRNGEYKRSPHESSIHVPLVIQGPGFDRSLEIPELTCQIDVTPTLLSAVGLPVPASMQGRSFMPLLDRKTKDWPNEVYVQISEVGTGRALRTPDWTYAVMAPGSGRASAAASDHYQEEYLYNLRSDPHQLMNLAGRRDNPELVHGFSVPPQQAATELRERLLARMVEAGEPKAEIVEREFYP; encoded by the coding sequence ATGAGCGGATCAAAGGGGCACGCTGAATCCTCTATAACCGGGCTCAACCGCAGGGATTTCATCAAAGGATCGGCCGTAGCCGCCGCATTTCCCGCGACCGCGGCTGAAGCGGCGACACTCGGTAGCGATGCGCAGGAGAATGCGGCAGGGCGGCGGAAGCCAAACATCGTCCTTTATATCTCCGATCAGTTTCGCTGGGACATGGTTTCCGCTTATGGACTCAACCCCATGCAACTAACGCCGAACCTCGACGCGATAGCGCGCCGCGGTACGCTGTTGCGGTCGCACATCACCAACCAGCCCGTGTGTGCTCCATCGCGCGCAGGACTCTTCACCGGCCAATACCAGAACAAGCATGGCGTTTGGCGCAACGGGTTTGGTCTCGCTGAAGATGCGGTGACGCTTGCTACTGAACTGCGCAAAGCCGGGTACAGCGCGAACTACATCGGCAAGTGGCATCTTGCTGCGCGCGAGCCTGGGAAGGAAGCGAACACTGACCGCGGCAGAGTCGCGCCGAATGAGCGCGGAGGCTTTCTGGACTTCTGGGAGGGTTCCAACGAACTCGAATGGACGTCGCACCCCTATGAAGGCGAGATCTATGACGGCGCAGGGAAGGCCATACCGTTTTCCGGCGTCTACCGGGCAGACTTCATCACGCAGCGCGCAAAGCAATTCCTCAGCTCAGTGCATGGGCCGTTCCTTCTCGTGATCTCACAGCTTGAAGTTCATCAGCAGAACGACTGCAACTGCTTCGTGGCCCCGAAGGAATACGCCGGCAAATACACGAATCCGTTTGTGCCGGGCGATCTCAAGGCGCTGCCCGGCGATTGGCAGAAGCAGCTTCCCGACTATTGCGGTGCGGTGAAGAGCATCGACGACTCAGTAGGCGAAATTCGCAAGACGCTGGCTGACCGCGGTTTGGAAGACGACACGATCTTTCTCTTCCTCAGCGATCACGGCTGTCACTTCAGAACTCGAAATGGCGAGTACAAACGCAGTCCGCACGAGAGCTCTATCCACGTTCCGCTGGTCATTCAAGGTCCGGGCTTCGACCGGTCTCTTGAAATTCCGGAGCTCACATGCCAGATCGACGTAACGCCCACACTGCTGTCGGCGGTCGGGCTTCCAGTGCCTGCGTCGATGCAGGGCCGAAGCTTCATGCCGCTCCTCGACCGCAAGACGAAGGACTGGCCGAACGAGGTTTACGTTCAGATTTCCGAAGTGGGAACGGGACGTGCTCTGCGCACACCGGACTGGACCTATGCCGTGATGGCGCCGGGTTCAGGCCGTGCTTCGGCAGCCGCCAGCGATCATTACCAGGAAGAGTACCTGTACAACTTGCGCTCCGATCCTCACCAACTCATGAATCTTGCTGGCCGGCGCGACAATCCGGAACTCGTCCACGGATTCAGTGTGCCTCCGCAGCAGGCTGCAACCGAGCTGCGCGAGCGTCTGCTGGCGAGAATGGTGGAAGCAGGCGAACCGAAGGCAGAGATTGTGGAGCGAGAATTCTATCCGTGA
- a CDS encoding HAD hydrolase-like protein → MKRPRFVVFDLDGTLINSSLDLCNSVNAAMQGVGKSTLPNAVIATYIGDGAAMLVRRALGDPGDLDAGNAAAGDALFHRAFELFLEHYREHKLDNTRCYEGVLDSLSAIRERNPELPMAVLTNKPVKPSRLICDALGLSPFFFQNYGGNSFTTKKPDPEGMLTLIREAEELLKRRDNSTASLAAEDVVMVGDSDVDVLTARRVGARAVGCLFGLAPHSLHAVQPDRVVEHASEWPEALGL, encoded by the coding sequence ATGAAACGGCCCCGGTTTGTGGTCTTCGATCTGGATGGAACGCTTATCAACTCTTCGCTGGATCTGTGCAACTCAGTGAATGCGGCGATGCAGGGTGTGGGCAAGAGCACGCTACCAAACGCGGTGATCGCAACATACATCGGCGACGGCGCCGCGATGCTGGTGAGGCGCGCCCTGGGCGATCCGGGCGATTTGGATGCGGGAAATGCGGCTGCCGGCGATGCGCTGTTTCATCGCGCGTTCGAATTGTTTCTCGAGCACTATCGCGAGCACAAGCTGGACAACACGCGTTGTTATGAAGGTGTGCTCGATTCCCTGAGCGCGATTCGCGAACGGAATCCAGAGCTTCCAATGGCTGTGCTGACGAACAAGCCAGTAAAACCATCGCGGCTGATATGTGACGCGCTTGGATTGTCGCCGTTCTTCTTCCAGAACTACGGCGGAAATTCGTTCACGACGAAGAAGCCTGATCCCGAGGGGATGCTGACGCTGATCCGCGAGGCTGAGGAGTTACTGAAGCGACGAGACAATAGCACAGCGTCGCTTGCGGCCGAAGATGTTGTGATGGTTGGAGACTCGGATGTGGACGTGCTGACGGCGCGGCGCGTGGGAGCCCGCGCAGTGGGCTGCCTGTTCGGGCTGGCGCCGCACTCTCTTCATGCAGTGCAACCGGACCGTGTAGTGGAGCATGCGTCGGAGTGGCCGGAGGCGCTGGGGCTTTAG
- a CDS encoding MqnA/MqnD/SBP family protein, with amino-acid sequence MTPAASAVREISIAHSPDSDDAFMFYGLATNKVRVPGYRFVHTLTDIETLNRKAMNEQFYDVTAISFHAYPYLQEHYTLMACGGSVGEKYGPMIVAPRPHTLDEIKKVRIAVPGTLTTAYLTLKLFAPEIETAVVPFDKIIPAVIAGEFDAGLIIHEGQLTYSRQGLMKILDLGVWWFEQTGLPLPLGGNAIRRSLGGDVQIITTNALRQSIQHALEHREAALEYAMQFARDLDPSLANRFVGMYVNERTINYGDDGREAIRKLLDMGYDRGIIPYKAHVDFVG; translated from the coding sequence ATGACCCCCGCTGCATCTGCCGTCCGTGAAATCTCCATCGCCCATAGCCCTGATTCTGACGACGCATTCATGTTTTATGGCCTCGCCACGAACAAGGTTCGGGTGCCCGGGTACCGCTTCGTCCACACGCTGACCGACATCGAAACGCTGAACCGCAAGGCGATGAACGAGCAGTTCTACGATGTGACCGCGATCAGTTTTCATGCGTACCCATACCTCCAGGAGCACTACACGCTCATGGCCTGCGGCGGATCTGTGGGCGAGAAATATGGGCCGATGATTGTGGCGCCGCGGCCGCACACACTGGACGAGATCAAAAAGGTTCGCATCGCCGTGCCGGGCACGCTGACCACCGCCTATCTGACCTTGAAGCTCTTCGCTCCTGAGATCGAGACGGCCGTTGTTCCCTTCGACAAGATCATTCCCGCCGTCATTGCGGGTGAGTTCGATGCAGGGCTGATCATCCACGAGGGCCAGTTGACCTACAGTCGCCAGGGCCTGATGAAGATTCTCGACCTCGGCGTGTGGTGGTTCGAACAGACCGGGCTTCCGCTGCCGCTCGGTGGCAATGCGATCCGGCGCTCGCTAGGCGGCGATGTGCAAATCATCACGACGAACGCACTGCGGCAGAGCATCCAGCACGCGCTCGAACATCGCGAGGCTGCGCTCGAATACGCGATGCAGTTCGCGCGCGACCTCGACCCATCGCTCGCTAACCGCTTCGTCGGGATGTATGTAAATGAGCGGACGATCAACTACGGCGATGACGGGCGTGAGGCAATTCGCAAGCTGCTCGACATGGGTTACGACCGCGGAATCATTCCGTATAAGGCTCACGTCGACTTCGTCGGTTAG
- a CDS encoding cold shock domain-containing protein, translating to MGQYKGTIKWFNNAKGYGFVGREDAPDLFVHYSSLQQEGYKSLREGDQIEFDVVQGAKGPQADQVVVVKQA from the coding sequence ATGGGTCAGTACAAAGGCACTATCAAGTGGTTCAACAATGCAAAAGGCTATGGTTTTGTCGGGCGTGAGGACGCTCCGGATCTGTTCGTTCACTACAGCTCGCTCCAGCAGGAAGGCTACAAGAGCCTGCGAGAGGGCGATCAGATCGAGTTCGACGTGGTGCAGGGCGCGAAGGGACCGCAGGCCGACCAGGTCGTCGTCGTGAAGCAGGCCTGA
- a CDS encoding DinB family protein — protein sequence MESTKKNAARPEGRSLGGELRKQLKLLLDGGQAHATFDQAVNDMPANLQGTVPEGLPYSAWQLLEHLRIAQRDILDFSRNHDGSYRERKWPDDYWPKQPAPPSADAWQKSVAQIRADRQSFEHLLDSTDDEYLVTPFEWGKGQNLLREAFLIADHEAYHVGELVLVRRLLGAWKK from the coding sequence ATGGAAAGCACGAAGAAGAATGCGGCGCGGCCAGAAGGTCGCAGTCTCGGTGGCGAGCTGCGCAAGCAACTAAAGCTTCTCCTTGATGGCGGGCAAGCGCACGCCACCTTCGACCAGGCCGTGAACGACATGCCTGCAAACCTCCAGGGCACCGTGCCCGAGGGCTTGCCCTACTCAGCCTGGCAGTTGCTAGAGCATCTTCGCATCGCGCAGCGCGACATCCTCGACTTCAGCCGCAACCATGACGGCAGCTATCGCGAGCGCAAGTGGCCGGATGATTACTGGCCAAAGCAGCCTGCTCCGCCGAGTGCCGACGCATGGCAGAAAAGCGTCGCTCAGATTCGCGCCGACCGCCAGAGCTTCGAGCATCTTCTCGACTCCACCGACGACGAATATCTCGTCACTCCGTTTGAGTGGGGCAAGGGGCAGAACCTGCTTCGAGAAGCCTTCCTGATCGCTGATCACGAGGCATACCACGTCGGCGAGCTCGTGCTTGTTCGGCGTCTGCTCGGTGCCTGGAAAAAATAG
- a CDS encoding helix-hairpin-helix domain-containing protein, whose translation MDNITLARLLDETAALLEIDAADPFRVRSYRRAAEAVEQQTANLAAMAESDPKALLAIPGIGKTMAANICDLVSTGTTPLREQLLTRYKPTMLELLRLPGMGPKTVAMVYSALGIADIDALEEAAKRGDLLTLPRMGQRFTDKLIKGIEDHRKNSSRFRIDVAHEHAERISALIREFPGIETITPAGSLRRGRESVGDLDLLVTGPACEPEVVAAAVEYVAALPLIDKLLAKGQNKVSFTLRNNLQVDVRLLPRASYGAALQYFTGSKHHNVSLRQRAIKRGLTLSEYALLRLEDNTIVAAATEQEIYNALELDYIPPELRENCGEIDAAAKHTLPQLITRGDIRGDVHMHTFESDGANSIREMAEAAIARGLEYIAITDHSKNLAMTNGMDDARALAHAKRVREASQQLAEEFDAGSGPQWQRYEAQLREDESLARKPTVPFRILSGVEVDILLDGALDLEDDTLAQLDVVVASVHSGFNQTPDEVTARVLRAAKNPRVHILGHPTGRKVLKREPYKIDVEQLLTAAARLGVAVEHNASPARSDLSDLNLRRAKELGCKIVVNTDAHSTDELDQIDFGIVQLRRAWLTPADVLNTLPVDDFLAAIQRKP comes from the coding sequence ATGGATAACATCACGCTCGCTCGCCTGCTGGATGAGACCGCCGCGTTACTCGAGATAGACGCGGCGGACCCGTTTCGCGTGCGCTCTTACCGGCGTGCGGCCGAGGCAGTCGAACAGCAGACCGCCAACCTGGCCGCCATGGCCGAGTCTGACCCGAAGGCTCTGCTTGCCATTCCCGGCATCGGCAAAACCATGGCAGCAAACATCTGCGACCTGGTCTCCACGGGCACGACTCCCCTTCGCGAGCAGCTACTGACGCGCTATAAGCCAACCATGCTGGAGCTCCTCCGCCTGCCCGGCATGGGCCCCAAGACCGTTGCGATGGTCTACTCCGCCCTGGGCATCGCCGACATCGATGCGCTTGAAGAAGCGGCCAAGCGCGGCGACCTGCTGACCCTGCCCCGCATGGGACAGCGCTTCACCGACAAGCTGATCAAAGGCATCGAGGACCATCGCAAAAACTCTTCGCGATTCCGCATCGATGTCGCCCACGAACATGCGGAACGCATCAGCGCGCTCATACGCGAATTCCCGGGCATCGAGACCATCACACCTGCTGGCAGTCTCCGCCGGGGCCGCGAATCGGTTGGCGACCTTGACCTGCTCGTCACCGGTCCCGCCTGCGAACCTGAAGTCGTCGCTGCAGCGGTTGAGTACGTCGCTGCGCTTCCACTCATCGACAAGCTCCTGGCCAAGGGCCAGAACAAGGTCAGCTTCACGCTGCGGAACAATCTGCAGGTCGATGTGCGCCTGCTTCCGCGAGCCAGTTACGGCGCCGCCCTGCAGTACTTCACCGGCTCCAAGCACCACAATGTCTCGCTGCGTCAGAGGGCCATCAAGCGCGGCCTCACGCTCTCCGAGTACGCCCTGCTTCGACTCGAAGACAACACCATCGTCGCCGCCGCTACTGAGCAGGAGATCTACAACGCACTGGAACTGGATTACATCCCGCCGGAGCTTCGCGAAAACTGTGGAGAGATCGACGCCGCCGCGAAGCATACGTTGCCGCAACTCATAACGCGCGGCGACATCCGCGGTGATGTGCACATGCACACCTTCGAATCCGACGGCGCAAACTCGATCCGCGAAATGGCCGAAGCCGCCATCGCACGCGGGCTTGAATACATCGCCATTACAGATCACTCCAAGAATCTCGCGATGACCAACGGCATGGATGATGCGCGTGCACTCGCCCATGCCAAGCGAGTCCGCGAAGCTTCGCAGCAGCTGGCGGAGGAGTTCGACGCCGGCAGCGGCCCGCAGTGGCAGCGCTATGAGGCTCAGCTCCGCGAGGACGAGTCCCTTGCCCGCAAGCCCACGGTTCCCTTCCGCATCCTTTCCGGCGTTGAGGTGGACATCCTGCTGGACGGCGCACTCGATCTCGAAGACGACACGCTCGCGCAGCTCGATGTTGTTGTCGCCAGCGTTCACTCCGGCTTCAACCAGACGCCGGATGAGGTGACAGCCCGCGTCCTTCGCGCAGCGAAGAATCCGCGCGTTCACATCCTCGGCCACCCCACCGGCCGCAAAGTCCTCAAACGCGAACCCTACAAGATTGACGTGGAGCAGCTCCTTACAGCCGCGGCCCGCCTGGGAGTTGCCGTGGAGCATAACGCCTCCCCCGCTCGCTCGGATCTCTCCGACCTGAACCTTCGTCGCGCGAAAGAACTCGGCTGCAAGATTGTCGTCAATACCGACGCGCACTCCACTGACGAGCTTGATCAGATCGACTTCGGCATCGTTCAGCTGCGCCGCGCCTGGCTTACTCCTGCTGACGTACTGAACACGCTGCCGGTCGATGATTTTCTCGCGGCAATACAACGTAAACCCTGA
- a CDS encoding superinfection immunity protein — protein sequence MHFLFLPFVLPALALHFLPAIIAGVRHARNFGWILVINLLLSWTVIGWIVALIWSICDTPRYYYVPYVPPPGPPYNVR from the coding sequence GTGCACTTCCTGTTTCTGCCTTTCGTCCTTCCAGCGCTGGCGCTCCATTTCCTTCCGGCGATCATCGCGGGCGTGCGTCACGCACGGAACTTTGGATGGATTCTCGTCATAAACCTTCTGTTGAGCTGGACCGTCATCGGCTGGATTGTTGCGCTGATCTGGTCGATCTGTGACACGCCGCGCTATTACTATGTGCCCTATGTTCCTCCGCCCGGACCGCCATACAATGTGAGGTGA